One Halostella limicola genomic window carries:
- a CDS encoding DUF7319 domain-containing protein, producing the protein MSETSDDGTGEQPPDAAGEESEDVETLRQRVEEKYDFDDFGPEQMAEMTAEEWDAAFDDDTWITGRDLLDRVEADLANQIADRQVFAVLERIRRDGEMRLLAYSDEGYAMVYPDGTVEGFGTVMRDVKPTVALCSMESYDPPAPPEGDVFLPDPESVPEGSGELGNLMLQAIAAIQVLAGLVLLGAWLFADVSGIAAVVAAGFIVIGLVLFVTVANARLSDKFRAEEYRDRLRATGLEAGERPDFLPLEGDDDGDAAERSADP; encoded by the coding sequence ATGAGCGAAACCTCGGACGACGGCACCGGCGAGCAGCCGCCCGACGCCGCGGGCGAAGAGTCCGAGGACGTCGAAACGCTGCGCCAGAGGGTCGAGGAGAAGTACGACTTCGACGACTTCGGTCCCGAGCAGATGGCGGAGATGACCGCCGAGGAGTGGGACGCCGCCTTCGACGACGACACGTGGATCACGGGCCGGGACCTGCTCGACCGCGTCGAGGCCGACCTCGCGAACCAGATCGCGGACCGGCAGGTGTTCGCCGTCTTGGAGCGGATCCGACGGGACGGCGAGATGCGCCTGCTCGCGTACTCCGACGAGGGGTACGCCATGGTGTACCCCGACGGTACCGTCGAGGGGTTCGGCACCGTGATGCGCGACGTGAAGCCGACGGTGGCGCTGTGCTCGATGGAGTCGTACGACCCCCCGGCCCCGCCGGAGGGGGACGTGTTCCTCCCCGACCCCGAGTCCGTCCCCGAGGGGAGCGGCGAACTCGGCAACCTGATGCTGCAGGCCATCGCGGCCATCCAGGTCCTCGCCGGCCTCGTGCTGCTCGGGGCGTGGCTGTTCGCCGACGTCAGCGGCATCGCGGCCGTCGTCGCCGCCGGGTTCATCGTCATCGGTCTCGTGTTGTTCGTGACGGTCGCCAACGCGCGCCTGTCAGACAAGTTCCGCGCGGAGGAGTACCGCGACCGCCTCCGGGCCACCGGGCTGGAGGCCGGGGAGCGGCCGGATTTCCTCCCGCTGGAAGGAGACGACGACGGTGACGCCGCGGAGCGATCCGCGGACCCCTAA
- a CDS encoding HalOD1 output domain-containing protein yields the protein MYEYELDDDEPPSEGIPMVVAAVEDCSLTEMTQLGKRIDPDALNRLLEEAPDDEMRVRFRYSGYGVSVTCDEVRVDEAPADFP from the coding sequence ATGTACGAGTACGAGTTAGACGACGACGAACCGCCGAGCGAAGGCATTCCGATGGTCGTCGCGGCCGTGGAGGACTGCTCTCTGACGGAGATGACGCAACTCGGAAAGCGGATCGACCCGGACGCGCTGAACCGACTGCTGGAGGAAGCCCCCGACGACGAGATGCGCGTTCGGTTCCGGTACTCGGGGTACGGCGTGAGCGTGACGTGCGACGAGGTCCGGGTCGACGAGGCGCCCGCCGACTTCCCGTAG
- a CDS encoding DCC1-like thiol-disulfide oxidoreductase family protein, giving the protein MAEPVLVYDDDCGFCTWWADFLARRSDLRIVGFAELTPELRDRLPENYEECSHLVTDDEVYSCGASIEEAFVRSDLGESARPLVESLRRFDGYGSVREGGYRLVADNRSLWGKVLSKTPPARSADDRD; this is encoded by the coding sequence ATGGCCGAACCCGTGCTCGTCTACGACGACGACTGCGGCTTCTGCACCTGGTGGGCCGACTTCCTCGCCCGCCGCTCCGACCTCCGGATCGTCGGCTTCGCGGAGCTGACGCCGGAGCTTCGCGACCGATTGCCGGAGAACTACGAGGAGTGCTCGCACCTGGTGACCGACGACGAGGTGTACTCCTGCGGGGCGTCGATCGAGGAGGCGTTCGTCCGGTCGGACCTCGGCGAGTCCGCCAGACCGCTGGTGGAGTCCCTCCGGCGCTTCGACGGCTACGGCTCCGTCCGCGAGGGCGGCTATCGCCTCGTCGCGGACAACCGGAGCCTCTGGGGGAAGGTGCTGTCGAAGACGCCGCCGGCGCGGTCGGCGGACGACCGCGACTGA
- a CDS encoding peptidase M10A and M12B matrixin and adamalysin translates to MNRRSFLKACVHAGSLGALANRHRTGDDSFDVRLWVTKDAARYGVASRAKEYVELAFGTVRDDLTVSLGGTVSVDREHGYRVMRSGEWPGLLAEGAAGGSDVDPVDDVNVLLTDGPMDTAPTGVGAAHVAAVGGARYLAALPRVAETAPVVPYSEPARVMQVLLHECGHAVGLSHDDGSVYTRGDAAIATPMISSYAWSEGYDPGSGACGAVGDLDAEHRRLSFLFSDCAAEAIADYDGELGVQTPFERHRGE, encoded by the coding sequence GTGAACCGGCGGTCGTTCCTGAAGGCGTGCGTCCACGCCGGGTCGCTTGGCGCGCTGGCGAACCGACACCGGACGGGCGACGACTCGTTCGACGTCCGGCTGTGGGTCACCAAGGACGCCGCTCGATACGGCGTCGCCTCTCGGGCGAAGGAGTACGTGGAACTCGCGTTCGGGACCGTCCGTGACGACCTGACAGTCTCGCTGGGTGGCACTGTCAGCGTCGACAGAGAACACGGCTACCGGGTGATGCGCAGCGGCGAGTGGCCCGGACTACTCGCGGAGGGAGCGGCCGGCGGTAGCGACGTGGACCCGGTGGACGACGTGAACGTGCTCCTCACCGACGGCCCGATGGACACCGCCCCGACCGGCGTGGGGGCCGCTCACGTCGCCGCGGTCGGCGGGGCGCGCTATCTGGCAGCGCTTCCGCGCGTCGCCGAGACCGCGCCCGTCGTGCCGTACTCCGAGCCGGCCCGCGTGATGCAGGTGCTCCTCCACGAGTGCGGTCACGCGGTCGGTCTGAGCCACGACGACGGGAGCGTCTACACCCGCGGCGACGCCGCTATCGCGACGCCGATGATAAGCAGCTACGCCTGGAGCGAGGGGTACGACCCCGGAAGCGGCGCGTGCGGCGCCGTCGGCGACCTCGACGCCGAGCATCGGCGGCTGTCGTTCCTGTTCTCCGACTGTGCGGCCGAGGCCATCGCCGATTACGACGGCGAACTCGGCGTCCAGACACCGTTCGAGCGCCACCGCGGCGAGTAA
- the mvaD gene encoding phosphomevalonate decarboxylase MvaD, which produces MKATAKAHPIQGIVKYHGMRDERLRLPYHDSISVCTAPSHTKTTVEFDIDYDEDTFVVDGEELTGNGYERLERVVEHVRDLSDASHTVYPVRIESENSFPSNVGLGSSSSGFAAAAMALAEAAHLDMTLPEISTIARRGSSSAARAVTGGFSHLYAGLNDEDCRSERIETPLDDELKTVIGLVPSYKETEEAHREAADSHMFESRLAHIHEQIGEARDALREGDFERTFELAEHDSLSLAATTMTGPAGWVYWQPATLQVFNAVRELREEEDVPVYFSTDTGATVYVNTTDEYAEQVQEVLNDVGVQTTIWEVGGPAEVLDESEALF; this is translated from the coding sequence ATGAAAGCCACCGCGAAAGCGCATCCGATCCAGGGCATCGTGAAGTATCACGGGATGCGCGACGAGCGCCTCCGCCTGCCGTACCACGACAGCATCAGCGTCTGCACCGCGCCGAGCCACACGAAGACGACCGTCGAGTTCGACATCGACTACGACGAGGACACGTTCGTCGTCGACGGCGAGGAGCTCACCGGCAACGGCTACGAACGCCTCGAACGCGTCGTCGAACACGTCCGCGACCTCTCCGACGCCTCCCACACCGTCTACCCGGTCCGCATCGAGAGCGAGAACTCCTTCCCCTCGAACGTCGGTCTCGGATCCTCTTCCTCCGGTTTCGCCGCCGCCGCGATGGCGCTGGCCGAGGCGGCTCACCTCGACATGACGCTCCCCGAGATCTCCACCATCGCCCGCCGCGGCTCCTCCTCTGCCGCCCGCGCGGTCACCGGCGGCTTCTCCCACCTCTACGCCGGCCTGAACGACGAGGACTGCCGCTCCGAGCGCATCGAGACGCCGCTCGACGACGAACTGAAGACCGTCATCGGCCTCGTCCCCTCGTACAAAGAGACCGAGGAGGCCCACCGCGAGGCCGCCGACAGCCACATGTTCGAGTCCCGCCTCGCACACATCCACGAGCAGATCGGCGAGGCCCGCGACGCCCTCCGCGAGGGCGACTTCGAGCGCACTTTCGAACTCGCCGAGCACGACTCGCTCTCGCTGGCCGCGACGACGATGACCGGACCCGCCGGCTGGGTGTACTGGCAGCCCGCCACCCTTCAGGTGTTCAACGCCGTCCGCGAGCTCCGCGAGGAGGAGGACGTGCCCGTCTACTTCTCGACCGACACCGGCGCGACCGTCTACGTCAACACCACCGACGAGTACGCCGAGCAGGTCCAGGAGGTCCTCAACGACGTCGGCGTCCAGACCACTATCTGGGAGGTCGGCGGCCCGGCGGAAGTGCTCGACGAGAGCGAAGCGCTCTTCTAG
- a CDS encoding lipase maturation factor family protein yields MALPGSEDYWLVRFLFQRALAVIYLAAFLVAANQFRALAGEDGLLPIGEYVEAASFRERPSLFYLYPDDRVIGAAAWTGVALSVAALVGLPYWLPEPYPIVASMLIWAALWALYQSFVNAGRVFYGYGWESMLLETGFLAIFLGAGASGPPVVVVWLIKWVLFRNMFGAGLIKIRGDDCWRDLTCLDYHYETQPMPNPLSWYAHHLPDRFHRVEVFGNHVVELAVPFLYFAPQPYAAVGGVATVGFQAWLMLTGNFSWLNALTIVQAIATFSDGVLGAMVPDSALSAVGATPAATAATPPPLPLQAVALAVSVLVLTMSARPVRNILSTSQVMNTAYDPLHLVNTYGAFGSITRDRYQLVIEGTREEYPDEADWEAYEFRGQPVRTDERPPQWAPYHLRLDWQLWFAAMRPRPTRRQRWLFRLLESLLDGDDATLDLLSDAPFDGPPEMVRVTRYRYRFTTPEERAETGEWWRRERVGTYVAPVTLDDLRSGGATPRRSVF; encoded by the coding sequence ATGGCGCTACCGGGATCGGAGGACTACTGGCTGGTCCGCTTTCTCTTCCAGCGCGCCCTCGCCGTGATCTACCTCGCGGCGTTCCTCGTCGCGGCGAACCAGTTCCGGGCGCTCGCCGGCGAGGACGGCCTCCTGCCGATCGGGGAGTACGTCGAGGCCGCGTCGTTCCGCGAGCGGCCGAGCCTCTTCTATCTCTACCCGGACGACCGGGTAATCGGGGCGGCCGCGTGGACCGGCGTCGCGCTCTCGGTCGCCGCGCTCGTCGGCCTGCCGTACTGGCTCCCGGAGCCGTACCCGATCGTCGCGTCGATGTTGATCTGGGCGGCGCTGTGGGCGCTGTACCAGTCGTTCGTCAACGCCGGGCGGGTCTTCTACGGCTACGGCTGGGAGTCGATGCTGCTGGAGACGGGCTTTCTGGCGATATTTCTCGGTGCCGGCGCGAGCGGCCCACCGGTCGTCGTGGTCTGGCTGATCAAGTGGGTGCTCTTTCGCAACATGTTCGGCGCGGGGCTGATCAAGATCCGCGGCGACGACTGCTGGCGCGACCTCACCTGCCTCGACTACCACTACGAGACCCAGCCGATGCCGAACCCACTCTCGTGGTACGCCCACCACCTCCCCGACCGGTTCCACCGCGTCGAGGTGTTCGGGAACCACGTCGTCGAACTCGCCGTCCCCTTCCTCTACTTCGCGCCGCAGCCGTACGCCGCGGTCGGCGGCGTCGCGACGGTCGGCTTCCAGGCGTGGCTCATGCTGACCGGCAACTTCTCGTGGCTCAACGCGCTGACGATCGTGCAGGCGATCGCGACGTTCAGCGACGGCGTCCTCGGGGCGATGGTACCGGACTCCGCGCTGTCCGCCGTCGGCGCGACGCCCGCTGCGACCGCCGCCACACCCCCGCCGCTCCCTCTGCAGGCGGTCGCACTCGCCGTCTCGGTCCTCGTCCTCACGATGAGCGCGCGGCCGGTCAGGAATATCCTCTCCACATCGCAGGTGATGAACACCGCGTACGACCCGCTCCACCTCGTCAACACCTACGGCGCGTTCGGGTCGATAACGCGCGACCGCTATCAGCTGGTGATCGAGGGGACGCGGGAGGAGTACCCCGACGAAGCGGACTGGGAAGCGTACGAGTTCCGGGGACAGCCGGTTCGGACGGACGAGCGGCCGCCGCAGTGGGCGCCGTACCACTTGCGCCTGGACTGGCAACTGTGGTTCGCCGCGATGCGTCCCCGCCCGACGCGGCGGCAGCGCTGGCTCTTCCGGCTGCTGGAGTCCCTGCTGGACGGCGACGACGCCACGCTCGACCTGCTGTCGGACGCCCCGTTCGACGGCCCACCGGAGATGGTCCGCGTGACCCGCTATCGGTACCGGTTCACGACGCCCGAGGAGCGCGCGGAGACGGGCGAGTGGTGGCGCCGCGAGCGCGTCGGCACGTACGTCGCCCCCGTCACGCTCGACGACCTCCGCTCGGGCGGTGCGACGCCCCGACGGAGCGTCTTCTGA
- a CDS encoding DUF7344 domain-containing protein produces MQSKLLQEPESDGNSIINAVTHGRRRRTLELLRECGGALDAEGLATHLAAVENEKRLFEVTEDEFRETLVALRHNHLPALADANLIERDEESGAVAVSDHPVHDDPKLDQIVSVEADDWDAVLESLAEGRRRVALTVLSAADGPVDRDRLARAVVAREQGVDEIEVPPRDAEDVLVTLHHVHLPMLDDAGLVEYDRDADEVAYAGHPDLDEEWLLFETGETPRPILADAERSDDVWTVHGTEDVVARAHTLFDRADDELFIMATTTGLIQEGCIRRLQAALDRGVDVYVGSQTPEVRDLVRERLPEAVIWEPQMDWLNMAPSERRVGRLVFADREAIMLGTLGDEIETGVYEETALTGAGTDNGVVMLVRELLGSRLDHLDAQSEDFRSQLPL; encoded by the coding sequence ATGCAAAGTAAGCTCCTCCAAGAGCCCGAGTCCGACGGGAATTCTATCATTAACGCGGTGACTCACGGCCGGCGGCGGCGGACGCTCGAACTCCTCCGCGAGTGCGGCGGAGCCCTCGACGCGGAGGGGCTCGCGACGCACCTCGCGGCTGTGGAGAACGAAAAACGCCTCTTCGAGGTCACCGAAGACGAGTTCCGCGAGACGCTGGTCGCGCTTCGCCACAACCACCTGCCCGCTCTGGCTGACGCGAACCTGATCGAGCGAGACGAGGAGAGCGGCGCGGTCGCGGTCTCGGACCACCCTGTCCACGACGACCCGAAGTTGGACCAGATCGTGAGCGTCGAGGCCGACGACTGGGACGCCGTCCTCGAATCCCTCGCCGAGGGTCGGCGGCGAGTCGCCCTGACGGTCCTCAGCGCCGCGGACGGTCCCGTCGACCGCGACCGACTCGCCAGAGCGGTCGTCGCCCGCGAGCAGGGCGTCGACGAGATCGAGGTGCCGCCCCGGGACGCCGAGGACGTCCTGGTGACGCTCCACCACGTCCACCTCCCGATGCTCGACGACGCCGGGCTCGTCGAGTACGACCGCGACGCCGACGAGGTCGCCTACGCCGGCCATCCCGACCTGGACGAGGAGTGGCTGCTGTTCGAGACGGGCGAGACGCCGCGGCCGATACTCGCCGACGCCGAGCGGTCCGACGACGTCTGGACCGTGCACGGGACGGAAGACGTCGTCGCGCGTGCGCACACGCTGTTCGACCGGGCCGACGACGAGCTGTTCATCATGGCGACGACCACCGGCCTCATCCAGGAGGGATGCATCCGCCGCCTGCAGGCGGCGCTCGACCGCGGCGTCGACGTCTACGTCGGTTCGCAGACCCCCGAGGTGCGCGACCTCGTCCGCGAGCGACTCCCCGAGGCCGTCATCTGGGAGCCGCAGATGGACTGGCTGAACATGGCCCCGAGCGAGCGGCGGGTGGGGCGACTCGTCTTCGCCGACCGCGAGGCGATCATGCTCGGGACGCTCGGCGACGAGATCGAGACGGGCGTCTACGAGGAGACGGCCCTCACCGGCGCGGGGACGGACAACGGCGTCGTCATGCTGGTGCGGGAACTGCTCGGCTCCCGCCTCGACCACCTCGACGCCCAGAGCGAGGACTTCCGCTCGCAGCTTCCGCTGTAA
- a CDS encoding NAD(P)/FAD-dependent oxidoreductase: MKVAVFGGGYAGVTLVRRLEDALPEDAEILLVDDSGDHLVQHELHRVVRRPSVADDILVPLTEVVDRATVRRGRVTDVDPDANEAALDDGSTVTYDVGAVCVGAETAFYGLPGVEEHATPLKRLRDAEAIREDFLDALDRGGRAVVGGAGLSGVQLAGELAALAREENAPDATVTLLERFDDVAPSFPPAFQRAVHRELEARGVDVRTGATVDGADADAVALADGSSISYDAFAWTGGIRGADALGGERPQVDGSLRLGDSTFVLGDAASVVDADGEAVPASAQSAIREARVVAENVRRLVEDDGGVFAPRLDQFRFDSPGWIVSVGDGAVAKVGPSVVTGAAANALKASVGAGYLSSVGAVRNAVDLVNEELDLAVE, translated from the coding sequence ATGAAGGTCGCTGTGTTCGGAGGCGGCTACGCCGGCGTAACGCTCGTTCGACGGCTGGAGGACGCGCTTCCGGAGGACGCGGAGATCCTGCTCGTGGACGACTCCGGCGACCACCTGGTCCAGCACGAACTCCACCGGGTCGTTCGCCGGCCGTCCGTCGCCGACGACATCCTCGTGCCGCTGACGGAGGTGGTGGACCGCGCGACCGTCCGCCGCGGGCGCGTGACCGACGTCGACCCGGACGCGAACGAGGCGGCGCTCGACGACGGGTCGACCGTCACGTACGACGTGGGCGCGGTCTGTGTCGGCGCGGAGACGGCGTTCTACGGCCTGCCGGGCGTCGAGGAGCACGCCACGCCGCTGAAGCGCCTGCGGGACGCCGAGGCCATCCGGGAAGACTTCCTCGACGCGCTGGACCGCGGCGGGCGGGCGGTCGTCGGCGGCGCCGGGCTCTCGGGCGTCCAGTTGGCGGGCGAACTCGCGGCCCTCGCCCGCGAGGAAAACGCGCCGGACGCGACCGTGACGCTGCTAGAGCGATTCGACGACGTCGCGCCGTCGTTCCCGCCGGCGTTTCAGCGCGCGGTCCACCGAGAACTCGAAGCGCGCGGAGTGGATGTCCGGACCGGCGCGACCGTCGACGGTGCGGACGCCGATGCCGTCGCGCTGGCCGACGGGTCGTCGATATCCTACGATGCCTTCGCGTGGACGGGCGGCATCCGCGGCGCTGACGCACTGGGCGGCGAACGCCCTCAGGTCGACGGCTCGCTCCGACTCGGTGACTCGACGTTCGTCCTCGGCGACGCGGCCAGCGTCGTCGACGCCGACGGCGAAGCGGTGCCGGCGAGCGCGCAGTCGGCCATCCGCGAGGCCCGCGTCGTCGCGGAGAACGTCCGCCGTCTCGTCGAGGACGACGGCGGCGTCTTCGCGCCGCGGCTCGACCAGTTCAGGTTCGACTCGCCGGGGTGGATCGTCAGCGTCGGCGACGGGGCCGTGGCGAAGGTCGGTCCCTCCGTCGTGACCGGCGCGGCGGCGAACGCGCTCAAGGCCAGCGTCGGCGCGGGCTACCTGAGCTCCGTCGGCGCGGTCAGGAACGCGGTCGACCTCGTCAACGAGGAACTCGACCTCGCGGTCGAGTGA
- a CDS encoding YihY/virulence factor BrkB family protein translates to MVSLSGATATGKQVFNEFSQKNVTFMAAGIAYNAFISLAPLLLVVLFVVSVSGTGLEDRIIELSQQSLPGPIADAVSGILRDNSGGGASAVGLLVLIWGTLKIFRGLDTAFSEIYETKTKNSFVDKLVDGIVVFVAMVVAILATVGVTAAFSRFSSVIPFVGYLTPLVLVVGLVLAFLPMYYRFPDTDVDWDHVWPGAAFAAVGWAAFQAVFQVYLSFTGGGSGDFFGSVIVIITWLYFSGLVLLLGAVINAVIGDHASEKAGGVGEGATGYETDREQSLSPDEFGQYLWNLREEITPTGDAGRAGTPDGTGRYRHPDGDVEVIEQSKGEDDGTKWEVAFRWRTDEPPEGETDPADERAAATED, encoded by the coding sequence ACCTTCATGGCGGCGGGGATCGCGTACAACGCGTTCATCTCGCTCGCGCCCCTGCTGCTCGTGGTCCTGTTCGTCGTCTCGGTGTCGGGGACGGGCCTCGAAGACCGGATCATCGAACTCTCCCAGCAGTCGCTGCCCGGACCGATAGCCGACGCCGTCTCGGGGATACTGCGGGACAACTCCGGCGGCGGCGCGTCGGCCGTCGGCCTTCTCGTGCTCATCTGGGGGACGCTGAAGATCTTCCGGGGGCTCGACACGGCGTTCTCGGAGATCTACGAGACGAAGACGAAGAACTCCTTCGTCGACAAACTGGTCGACGGGATCGTGGTGTTCGTCGCGATGGTGGTCGCCATCCTGGCGACGGTCGGCGTCACGGCCGCCTTCTCGCGGTTCTCGTCGGTCATCCCGTTCGTGGGCTACCTGACGCCGCTGGTGCTCGTCGTCGGTCTGGTGCTGGCGTTCCTGCCGATGTACTACCGGTTCCCGGACACCGACGTCGACTGGGACCACGTGTGGCCGGGCGCGGCGTTCGCGGCGGTCGGCTGGGCGGCGTTCCAGGCGGTGTTTCAGGTGTACCTCTCCTTCACGGGCGGCGGGTCGGGGGATTTCTTCGGGAGCGTCATCGTGATCATCACGTGGCTGTACTTCTCCGGGCTCGTCCTCCTGCTCGGCGCGGTGATAAACGCCGTGATCGGCGACCACGCCTCCGAGAAGGCCGGCGGCGTCGGCGAAGGGGCGACGGGGTACGAGACGGACCGCGAGCAGTCGCTCTCGCCGGACGAGTTCGGCCAGTACCTCTGGAACCTCCGGGAGGAGATCACTCCCACCGGGGACGCGGGGCGGGCCGGCACTCCGGACGGGACGGGCCGGTACCGCCATCCCGACGGCGACGTCGAGGTGATCGAGCAGTCGAAGGGGGAAGACGACGGGACGAAGTGGGAGGTGGCGTTCCGCTGGCGGACCGACGAGCCGCCGGAGGGCGAGACCGATCCCGCGGACGAACGCGCCGCCGCGACGGAGGACTAG
- a CDS encoding alcohol dehydrogenase catalytic domain-containing protein, producing the protein MRAAVVPEPDGDLEVRERAIPQPEPGEVRIAVAACGICGGDDVAREGAPPVEYPRVPGHEIVGTVDAVGGDVTEWDEGDRVGVGWHGGHCFDCDACRRGEFVHCENGVVTGLHRDGGYAEYALARREALAAVPDELDDAAAAPLLCAGLTTFNALRHSDACPGDLVAVVGIGGLGHLGVQYAHRAGFETVAVSRGAEKRAAALDLGADHYVDSEAVDPGAALRDLGGARVALVTAPSSDAVASVVDGLGADGEVLVVGSPEDPVPVDATQLVGTRGRVAGWASGTPSEAEDALAFSDLRDVVPAVETFDLADAAEAYRQMSEGEVRFRAVLVP; encoded by the coding sequence ATGCGCGCGGCGGTGGTCCCGGAACCGGACGGCGATCTCGAGGTCAGGGAGCGAGCGATCCCCCAACCGGAGCCGGGCGAGGTCCGGATCGCCGTCGCGGCCTGCGGAATCTGCGGCGGCGACGACGTCGCGCGCGAGGGCGCGCCGCCCGTCGAGTACCCGCGGGTTCCGGGGCACGAGATCGTCGGCACGGTCGACGCCGTCGGAGGCGACGTCACCGAGTGGGACGAGGGCGACCGCGTCGGCGTCGGGTGGCACGGCGGGCACTGCTTCGACTGCGACGCCTGCCGCCGCGGGGAGTTCGTCCACTGCGAGAACGGGGTCGTCACCGGGCTCCACCGCGACGGCGGGTACGCCGAGTACGCGCTCGCCCGCCGGGAGGCCCTCGCCGCCGTCCCCGACGAACTGGACGACGCGGCGGCGGCCCCGCTGCTCTGCGCCGGGCTCACGACGTTCAACGCCCTCAGACACTCCGACGCTTGCCCCGGTGACCTCGTCGCCGTCGTCGGGATAGGCGGCCTCGGCCACCTCGGCGTCCAGTACGCGCACCGGGCGGGCTTCGAGACGGTCGCCGTCTCGCGGGGCGCGGAGAAACGCGCCGCCGCGCTCGACCTCGGCGCGGACCACTACGTCGACAGCGAGGCCGTCGACCCGGGGGCGGCGCTGCGTGACCTCGGCGGCGCGCGCGTCGCTCTCGTGACCGCGCCGTCGAGCGACGCCGTCGCATCAGTCGTGGACGGACTCGGAGCGGACGGCGAGGTGCTCGTCGTCGGATCGCCCGAAGATCCAGTCCCGGTCGACGCGACGCAGCTCGTCGGCACACGCGGCCGCGTCGCCGGCTGGGCGTCGGGGACCCCGAGCGAAGCCGAGGACGCGCTGGCGTTCAGCGACCTCCGGGATGTCGTACCCGCAGTCGAGACGTTCGATCTGGCGGACGCCGCCGAGGCCTACCGCCAGATGAGCGAGGGCGAGGTGCGGTTCCGGGCGGTACTCGTCCCCTGA
- a CDS encoding DUF7321 family protein: protein MASETVLATTAAALVTLSFPFYLYGAWVMIDAEEEEVTWDLLVYHLKFIVVGLLLTTVPVAVWMFPRLWDQLGGFAAAHAFFGLQAYAMLTFALTGIVRILQAKRKHDLYSDPDQDVSLSDLHENADAWRRRLRVGVFGYVAFWVLAYALGIARYVIKYQIF, encoded by the coding sequence ATGGCGTCGGAGACCGTCCTCGCGACTACGGCGGCCGCCCTCGTGACGTTGAGTTTCCCCTTCTATCTGTACGGCGCGTGGGTGATGATCGACGCGGAGGAAGAGGAGGTGACCTGGGACCTCCTCGTGTACCACCTCAAGTTCATCGTCGTCGGCCTCCTGCTGACTACGGTACCGGTCGCCGTCTGGATGTTCCCGCGCCTCTGGGACCAGCTCGGCGGGTTCGCCGCCGCGCACGCCTTCTTCGGCCTGCAGGCGTACGCGATGCTGACGTTCGCGCTCACCGGCATCGTCCGCATCCTGCAGGCGAAGCGGAAGCACGACCTCTACTCGGACCCCGACCAGGACGTCTCGCTGTCGGACCTGCACGAGAACGCCGACGCCTGGCGCCGACGCCTCCGCGTCGGCGTGTTCGGCTACGTCGCGTTCTGGGTCCTGGCGTACGCGCTCGGCATCGCTCGGTACGTCATTAAGTATCAAATATTCTGA
- the nth gene encoding endonuclease III: MGTPLEPREAQAEEVIERLEEEFPDSTISLNYSSRLELLVAVVLSAQCTDERVNEVTEELFEKYRTPEDYAEASEEQLAEDIYGITFHNNKGGYLKGIGEAIVEEHDGEVPDTMGDLTELPGVGRKTANVVLQHGHDVVEGIVVDTHVQRISRRLGLTEEERPESIERDLLDVVPEREWQQFTHLLIDHGRATCTARNPDCADCVLADICPSSKTDSEIDLASGEPWN, from the coding sequence ATGGGTACGCCGCTGGAGCCGCGCGAGGCGCAGGCCGAGGAAGTCATCGAGCGACTGGAGGAGGAGTTCCCCGACAGCACCATCTCGCTGAACTACTCGAGCCGGCTGGAACTGCTCGTCGCGGTCGTCCTCTCCGCGCAGTGCACCGACGAGCGAGTGAACGAAGTGACCGAGGAGCTGTTCGAGAAGTACCGGACGCCGGAGGACTACGCCGAGGCCAGCGAGGAGCAACTGGCCGAGGACATCTACGGCATCACCTTCCACAACAACAAGGGCGGCTACCTGAAGGGCATCGGCGAGGCGATCGTCGAGGAACACGACGGGGAGGTGCCAGATACGATGGGCGACCTGACCGAACTCCCCGGCGTTGGCCGCAAGACGGCGAACGTCGTCCTCCAGCACGGCCACGACGTGGTCGAGGGCATCGTCGTCGACACGCACGTCCAGCGGATCAGTCGGCGGCTGGGACTGACCGAAGAGGAGCGCCCCGAGAGCATCGAGCGGGACCTGCTCGACGTCGTCCCCGAGCGCGAGTGGCAGCAGTTCACCCACTTACTCATCGATCACGGGCGCGCGACGTGCACGGCGCGCAACCCCGATTGCGCGGACTGCGTCCTCGCAGATATCTGCCCGTCATCGAAGACGGACAGCGAGATAGACCTCGCCAGTGGCGAGCCCTGGAACTGA